In a genomic window of Gammaproteobacteria bacterium:
- a CDS encoding phosphoheptose isomerase produces MDLNARVTQLFTDSIATKQAALKILVPAIVTGGQLMAVALKQGHKIMSCGNGGSAADAQHFSAELLNRFERERAPLAGIALTTDTSTLTSIANDYHYDEVFAKQLRALGQQGDVLLAISTSGNSPNVVRAMQVAREKNVHIVALTGRDGGKMASLLQAPDVEIRVPAKVTARIQEVHLLALHCLCDLIDAQLFGARA; encoded by the coding sequence GTGGACCTGAATGCCCGTGTTACCCAGCTCTTCACCGACAGCATCGCCACCAAGCAGGCGGCGCTCAAGATACTCGTGCCGGCCATCGTTACCGGCGGCCAGCTCATGGCCGTGGCACTGAAGCAGGGCCACAAGATCATGAGTTGCGGCAACGGCGGCTCGGCGGCCGATGCCCAGCACTTTTCCGCGGAACTCCTCAATCGCTTCGAGCGCGAGCGCGCACCACTCGCCGGTATTGCTCTCACCACGGACACCTCGACGCTGACCTCGATTGCCAACGATTACCACTATGACGAGGTATTCGCCAAGCAGCTGCGCGCGCTCGGCCAGCAGGGCGACGTGCTGCTGGCGATCTCCACCAGCGGCAATTCGCCGAACGTGGTGCGCGCCATGCAGGTGGCACGTGAGAAAAACGTGCATATCGTGGCGCTCACCGGCCGCGACGGCGGCAAGATGGCGTCGCTGCTGCAAGCGCCGGACGTCGAGATTCGCGTGCCCGCAAAAGTCACCGCGCGCATCCAGGAAGTGCACCTCCTCGCGCTTCACTGCCTCTGCGATCTGATTGACGCGCAGCTCTTCGGCGCGCGCGCCTGA
- a CDS encoding YraN family protein, producing MNLAPHLAAGQRAEDQALELLRHAGLKLLVRNYRCPQGELDLVMADGEALVIVEVRYRRDRGFGSAAETVTTRKQDKLLRAAQHFLRQDAHYRRRPLRFDVIAVTEDAHGAAQTEWIKDAFRADF from the coding sequence GTGAATCTCGCGCCGCATCTGGCTGCGGGCCAACGTGCCGAGGATCAGGCTCTGGAATTGCTGCGCCATGCCGGTCTCAAGCTGCTGGTGCGCAATTACCGCTGCCCACAGGGCGAACTGGACTTGGTGATGGCCGATGGTGAAGCCCTGGTGATAGTGGAGGTACGTTACCGCCGCGACCGGGGTTTCGGCAGCGCCGCGGAAACCGTAACCACGCGCAAACAGGACAAACTGCTGCGTGCGGCGCAGCACTTTTTACGCCAAGACGCCCACTATCGCCGCCGGCCGCTGCGCTTCGATGTAATCGCCGTGACCGAAGACGCCCACGGCGCAGCGCAAACCGAATGGATCAAGGACGCCTTCCGTGCTGATTTCTGA
- a CDS encoding penicillin-binding protein activator encodes MQGDLPRARLRRYGLAVVLLGLLAGCAVTPPQPVPQGRAAQAQQLLQQGNYAAAAQLYESLAAGAQAQARDEYLVSAAEAWWQASQGQKAWKLLGEVQPAFLTPGLNARAELLKAQMDFAARQPQVALKHLQFPLTALPDELKARTLLLRAQVEAALGNTLGAVEDLSARENYLAGNPAAIHDNHQRIWQLIFQSHASFNMQALPPGISQTARGWLVLGNLTRNIWQQPRNMLQQLQAWQVQFPNHPAELDIVPELIAKQQALVTYPARIALLLPLSGAYQSVADAVRDGLFAAYFQLAGNGSAPAVTLYDAGATAASAQAAYRQAVAAGADMVVGPLIKNSVSGIAALGALPVPVLALNTLDANQASPAGLFQFGLPPEDEATQVANRVSAENLTRGLALVPQGDWGTRVLNAFATRFTQLGGNLLGTQTYTPGANDYSVPITRLLNLNDSQYREEQLAAFLGTSLQFEPRRRQDIQFIFLAANASDARLIRPQLRFFHAINVPVYATSQVYQPDAPADDDLDGITFDDMPWTLETSGAAATTRATVTSLWPNNFSSNSRLYALGFDAWRLIPLLYQGHAFNISVQGMTGLLSMTPDGRIHRQLDWATFINGMPQLLTPLAAPTAPIVAAPGPSP; translated from the coding sequence TCGTGTTGCTCGGTCTGCTCGCAGGCTGCGCGGTCACGCCGCCACAGCCCGTACCCCAGGGCCGCGCCGCACAGGCGCAGCAGTTGCTCCAGCAGGGAAACTATGCGGCCGCCGCCCAGCTTTATGAGTCACTGGCCGCGGGCGCGCAGGCGCAGGCGCGTGACGAGTATCTGGTCAGCGCGGCGGAAGCATGGTGGCAAGCCTCTCAGGGACAGAAGGCGTGGAAACTTCTCGGCGAGGTGCAGCCGGCCTTTCTCACTCCAGGTCTGAACGCGCGCGCCGAATTGCTCAAGGCGCAAATGGATTTTGCCGCACGCCAGCCACAAGTGGCTCTCAAGCATCTGCAGTTTCCGTTGACGGCACTCCCCGACGAGCTCAAGGCACGTACCCTGTTGCTGCGCGCACAAGTCGAAGCCGCGCTCGGCAATACGCTGGGCGCCGTTGAGGACCTGAGCGCACGGGAAAATTATCTGGCCGGCAATCCTGCCGCCATCCATGACAATCATCAGCGCATCTGGCAGCTCATCTTCCAGAGCCATGCCTCGTTCAATATGCAGGCGCTGCCACCGGGAATTTCCCAGACCGCGCGCGGCTGGCTGGTGCTCGGCAACCTCACGCGCAATATCTGGCAGCAACCGCGCAATATGTTGCAGCAGCTCCAGGCCTGGCAGGTGCAGTTCCCCAATCATCCCGCGGAACTGGATATCGTTCCCGAGCTGATCGCCAAGCAGCAGGCGCTGGTGACCTACCCCGCGCGCATTGCGCTGCTGCTGCCGCTGTCGGGCGCGTATCAATCAGTCGCCGATGCGGTGCGCGACGGCCTGTTTGCCGCCTATTTCCAGCTGGCCGGCAACGGCAGCGCACCGGCGGTCACGCTGTATGACGCCGGCGCAACCGCAGCCAGCGCGCAGGCGGCTTATCGGCAAGCAGTAGCTGCGGGCGCGGACATGGTGGTCGGGCCATTGATCAAGAACAGCGTAAGCGGCATTGCCGCGCTGGGCGCGCTGCCGGTACCGGTGCTGGCGCTCAATACGCTCGACGCTAACCAGGCATCGCCCGCGGGACTGTTCCAGTTCGGCTTGCCACCCGAGGACGAGGCCACACAGGTTGCCAATCGCGTGAGCGCCGAAAACCTGACGCGCGGCTTGGCGCTGGTGCCACAGGGCGATTGGGGCACGCGCGTGCTGAACGCATTTGCCACGCGCTTTACCCAGCTGGGTGGCAACTTGTTGGGTACGCAGACCTATACGCCGGGCGCGAACGATTATTCCGTGCCCATCACGCGCCTGCTGAATCTGAACGACAGCCAGTACCGCGAAGAACAGCTGGCGGCATTTCTCGGCACCAGCCTGCAATTCGAGCCGCGGCGGCGCCAGGACATCCAGTTCATTTTTCTGGCGGCGAACGCCAGTGACGCCAGGCTCATCCGGCCGCAATTGCGGTTTTTCCACGCCATCAACGTGCCGGTGTATGCCACGTCGCAGGTTTACCAGCCGGACGCTCCGGCCGACGATGACCTCGACGGCATTACCTTCGATGACATGCCTTGGACGCTGGAGACCAGTGGCGCCGCCGCCACCACCCGCGCCACCGTGACGTCCTTGTGGCCGAACAATTTCTCGAGCAACAGCCGCCTGTACGCACTGGGCTTCGACGCCTGGCGGCTCATTCCGCTGCTCTACCAGGGTCACGCGTTCAACATTTCCGTACAGGGCATGACCGGCCTGTTGAGCATGACGCCCGACGGCCGCATTCACCGCCAACTGGATTGGGCGACGTTCATCAACGGCATGCCACAGTTGCTGACACCGCTGGCGGCGCCGACGGCGCCGATCGTGGCCGCGCCCGGTCCGTCTCCGTGA